A region of Selenomonadales bacterium 4137-cl DNA encodes the following proteins:
- a CDS encoding nucleoside recognition domain-containing protein — translation MINLIWLLLLAGGIVYAGFTGRIEVITPSVISAAENAVTLAFKLTGVMCLWLGMMKIAERAGLVRVMSIIIGPVIRRIFPSVPPNHPAMGAIVMTVSANMLGLGNAATPLGIKAIQELQKLSRDRDTATPAMCTLLALCTTGVTLVPATVIALRAAAGSVDPAEIVGATLAVSFTAAAAALTVDRIFRAACGGRVR, via the coding sequence ATGATAAACCTCATCTGGCTGCTGCTGCTGGCTGGCGGTATAGTATACGCCGGGTTCACGGGCAGAATCGAAGTGATTACCCCAAGTGTTATATCAGCGGCGGAGAACGCGGTCACCCTGGCTTTTAAACTCACCGGGGTGATGTGCCTGTGGCTGGGGATGATGAAAATCGCCGAAAGGGCGGGGCTGGTGCGGGTGATGTCCATCATAATCGGCCCAGTCATCCGCAGAATCTTTCCCAGCGTGCCGCCGAACCATCCGGCCATGGGAGCGATCGTCATGACCGTAAGCGCCAACATGCTGGGACTGGGCAACGCCGCCACCCCGTTGGGCATAAAGGCCATCCAGGAACTGCAGAAACTCAGCCGCGACCGCGATACAGCCACGCCGGCGATGTGCACCCTCCTGGCGCTATGCACCACCGGCGTCACCCTCGTGCCGGCAACCGTCATCGCCCTGCGGGCCGCCGCCGGTTCCGTCGACCCTGCGGAAATAGTCGGCGCCACGCTCGCTGTAAGCTTCACCGCCGCCGCCGCCGCCCTGACCGTGGACCGCATCTTCCGGGCGGCCTGTGGCGGCCGGGTCCGCTGA
- a CDS encoding spore maturation protein has translation MLLLIPLAGYLRRVRVYEAFVEGAAEGFQTAVRIMPFLVAMLVAVGVFRASGALEDCVALLKPLLAFIGVPPELVPLAVMRPLSGTGALGLTTELLASEGPDSLIGRTASTILGSTDTTFYILTVYFGAAGIRNPRYAVFVGLTGDITGFFMSIYICKLLFGP, from the coding sequence GTGCTCCTCCTTATCCCTCTGGCCGGCTACCTCCGCCGGGTAAGAGTATACGAAGCCTTTGTCGAAGGAGCGGCCGAGGGCTTCCAGACAGCAGTGCGGATAATGCCCTTTCTGGTGGCGATGCTGGTTGCAGTTGGCGTCTTCCGCGCCTCCGGCGCCCTCGAAGACTGTGTCGCCCTTCTCAAGCCGCTCCTTGCCTTCATCGGCGTTCCGCCGGAACTCGTGCCGCTCGCCGTTATGCGCCCACTGTCCGGGACCGGCGCCCTCGGCTTGACCACCGAGCTATTGGCCAGTGAAGGTCCCGACTCGCTCATCGGCCGGACAGCCTCCACAATCCTTGGCAGCACCGACACCACCTTCTACATCCTTACCGTCTACTTCGGCGCCGCCGGTATCCGCAACCCGCGGTACGCGGTTTTCGTCGGCCTTACCGGCGACATAACCGGTTTTTTCATGTCGATTTATATCTGCAAACTGCTTTTTGGCCCATAA